In one Chitinophaga sancti genomic region, the following are encoded:
- a CDS encoding phosphosulfolactate synthase, with translation MNFNLTQIPERTTKPRNYGLTMVMDKGLSLQEAKNFLSIAAPHVDILKLGFGTSFVTPNLREKIEVYQAANIPVYFGGTLFEAFLIRNQIDDFISVIKDYGIKHVEVSDGSITIPHAEKCGYIEKLAKISTVLSEVGSKDAEHIIPPYKWIELMNAELSAGASYVIAEARESGNVGIYRGSGEVREGLVQEILTQVPSEKIIWEAPQKAQQLYFLELIGCNVNLGNLAPSEVIALEAMRVGLRGDTFHLYLDKA, from the coding sequence ATGAATTTTAATCTGACACAAATTCCAGAGCGTACGACGAAACCGCGTAATTATGGCCTGACCATGGTAATGGACAAAGGCCTGAGCCTGCAGGAAGCAAAGAACTTCTTATCGATTGCTGCTCCGCACGTTGATATCTTAAAGCTGGGATTTGGTACATCATTCGTGACGCCGAACCTGCGCGAAAAGATTGAGGTGTATCAGGCGGCTAATATCCCTGTTTATTTCGGGGGCACTTTATTTGAAGCATTCCTTATCCGTAACCAGATTGACGACTTTATCAGCGTGATCAAGGATTATGGTATTAAGCATGTTGAGGTTTCCGACGGTTCTATCACGATTCCGCATGCTGAAAAGTGTGGGTATATCGAAAAGCTGGCCAAGATCTCAACAGTACTGAGCGAAGTTGGTTCCAAAGACGCTGAGCACATTATTCCTCCTTATAAATGGATCGAGCTTATGAACGCTGAGCTGAGCGCTGGTGCCAGCTACGTGATCGCTGAAGCAAGAGAAAGCGGCAACGTGGGCATCTACCGCGGATCCGGCGAAGTAAGAGAAGGCCTGGTACAGGAAATCCTGACCCAGGTACCCTCTGAAAAAATCATCTGGGAAGCTCCTCAGAAAGCACAACAGCTGTACTTCCTGGAACTGATTGGTTGCAATGTAAACCTCGGTAACCTGGCCCCATCCGAAGTGATCGCACTCGAAGCTATGAGAGTAGGTCTGAGAGGTGATACTTTCCACCTGTACTTAGATAAAGCATAA
- a CDS encoding shikimate dehydrogenase family protein, whose product MKVYGLIGYPLSHSFSKGFFAEKFAREGIQGCVYDSFSLPAITALADLIAKYGTELNGLNVTIPYKEAVIPYLDELSPAAAKMKAVNCIRFINGRKIGHNTDAIGFRRSLEPLLLPHHNKALVLGTGGAAKAVQYVLEALNIPYQLVSRQAGAHSIAYENITAEVIATHTLIINTTPLGMYPNVDAAPALPYDLMNEKHLLYDLVYNPAITTFLQKGADGGARIKNGHEMLILQAEASWEIWNETV is encoded by the coding sequence ATGAAGGTGTATGGTCTGATAGGATACCCGCTAAGTCATTCTTTTTCCAAAGGTTTCTTTGCGGAAAAGTTTGCCAGGGAAGGTATTCAGGGATGTGTATATGACAGTTTTTCCCTGCCGGCTATTACAGCGTTAGCTGACCTGATAGCAAAGTATGGAACGGAACTGAATGGACTGAACGTAACCATTCCCTACAAGGAAGCAGTCATCCCTTACCTGGATGAACTAAGTCCTGCAGCAGCCAAAATGAAAGCGGTAAACTGTATCCGTTTCATCAATGGCCGCAAGATCGGACATAATACCGATGCCATTGGCTTCAGGCGTTCCCTGGAACCTTTGCTGCTACCTCATCATAACAAAGCACTGGTATTGGGAACCGGTGGCGCTGCCAAAGCGGTACAATATGTACTGGAAGCCCTGAACATCCCATACCAGCTGGTAAGCAGGCAGGCGGGTGCTCATAGTATTGCTTATGAGAACATCACTGCCGAAGTAATTGCAACACATACCCTGATCATCAATACAACGCCGCTGGGCATGTATCCTAATGTAGATGCAGCGCCGGCATTGCCTTATGACCTGATGAATGAAAAGCATTTATTGTACGATCTGGTTTATAACCCGGCTATCACCACCTTTTTACAGAAAGGTGCCGACGGGGGAGCAAGGATCAAGAATGGACATGAGATGCTGATTTTACAGGCAGAAGCAAGTTGGGAGATCTGGAATGAAACAGTATAA
- a CDS encoding class I SAM-dependent methyltransferase, with translation MSLIQHGNADVRYQQQVDNSVHYVLPFIETAMPVTPDLRIMEIGCGEGGVLIPFLERGCHCVGVDLSDDKIALGHEFLKQYVDAGQMQLINKNIYDVDFLGEFKHSFDLIILKDAIEHIPDQSKIIGYLKNLLTPRGQVYFGFPPWYMPHGGHQQTCQNKVLNMMPYIHLLPNFLYKGLLRAFGEPQGIIDELMEIKDTGISIERFEKIVKKQGYQISKKQFYLINPIYKYKFGLKPRKQFAPVAAVPFVRNFFTTCVYYTIKVA, from the coding sequence ATGTCGTTAATACAACACGGTAATGCAGACGTTAGGTATCAGCAGCAAGTTGATAACTCCGTACACTACGTCCTGCCTTTCATAGAGACTGCGATGCCCGTCACCCCGGATCTCCGGATCATGGAAATCGGCTGTGGTGAAGGCGGCGTACTTATTCCTTTCCTGGAAAGAGGATGTCATTGTGTGGGTGTAGACCTCTCCGACGACAAAATTGCGCTGGGGCATGAATTCCTGAAGCAATATGTAGATGCCGGTCAAATGCAGCTAATCAACAAGAATATTTATGACGTTGATTTTCTGGGAGAGTTCAAACATTCTTTCGACCTCATCATCCTCAAAGATGCCATTGAGCACATTCCAGATCAGTCGAAGATCATTGGCTACCTGAAAAACCTGCTTACCCCAAGGGGACAGGTATACTTTGGCTTTCCTCCCTGGTATATGCCACATGGCGGGCACCAGCAGACCTGCCAGAACAAGGTGCTGAATATGATGCCTTATATTCACCTGTTGCCCAACTTCCTGTACAAAGGCTTACTGCGTGCATTTGGTGAACCACAGGGTATCATTGATGAACTGATGGAAATTAAGGATACAGGGATCTCGATCGAAAGATTTGAGAAGATTGTGAAGAAACAGGGATACCAGATCTCTAAAAAGCAGTTTTACCTGATCAATCCTATTTACAAGTATAAATTCGGGCTCAAGCCAAGAAAGCAGTTTGCTCCTGTGGCGGCAGTGCCTTTTGTGCGCAATTTCTTTACGACCTGCGTATACTACACCATTAAGGTTGCGTAA
- the truB gene encoding tRNA pseudouridine(55) synthase TruB — MNQQEKNKYEEGQVILINKPLTWTSFDVVRKIRNTTKAKTGHAGTLDPLATGLLICCTGKMTKKINEVQAQEKEYTGTFTLGAVTPTYDLESEPTDFKPLDALTPESIHAATRQFIGELQQLPPIHSAIKQNGKPIYELARKGVEVKVEPRKIFIKTFEITSIALPVVHFRVECSTGTYIRSLANDFGAALGVGGYMSSLCRTRIGEFKLEDAYTMEDFIEKVKNETR, encoded by the coding sequence ATGAACCAACAAGAAAAAAATAAATATGAAGAAGGACAGGTGATACTGATTAACAAGCCCCTGACCTGGACTTCTTTTGATGTGGTGCGTAAAATCAGGAATACTACAAAAGCTAAGACTGGCCATGCCGGCACGCTGGATCCGCTCGCTACCGGTCTGCTCATTTGCTGTACAGGTAAGATGACGAAAAAGATCAACGAAGTGCAGGCACAGGAAAAAGAATATACAGGTACATTTACCCTGGGAGCTGTGACACCTACTTACGACCTGGAATCGGAGCCGACAGATTTTAAACCACTGGATGCACTGACGCCGGAGAGCATTCATGCAGCGACCAGACAATTCATTGGTGAATTGCAGCAATTGCCACCCATACACTCAGCTATCAAGCAAAATGGGAAACCTATTTATGAGCTGGCTCGTAAAGGAGTGGAAGTGAAGGTGGAACCAAGGAAAATTTTCATCAAGACGTTTGAGATTACTTCGATAGCATTGCCGGTGGTGCATTTCAGGGTAGAGTGTAGTACGGGAACTTATATACGTTCACTGGCAAATGATTTTGGTGCAGCGCTGGGTGTAGGTGGCTATATGAGTAGCCTGTGCAGAACGAGGATAGGGGAGTTTAAGCTGGAGGATGCTTATACAATGGAGGATTTTATTGAGAAAGTGAAGAACGAGACACGCTAA